One segment of Niabella beijingensis DNA contains the following:
- the rsfS gene encoding ribosome silencing factor — MEPLASLTKRKISGTARLTRNSKLFKTIISAIREKKGENIVSLDLRQIPEAVSDFFIICEVSSSPQVKSVADNIEYRVKEATGENVYQREGTQTLQWVLMDYVNIVVHIMLPEQRKFYSLEEMWSDASIKAHNEKDI; from the coding sequence TTGGAACCCTTAGCATCGCTAACGAAACGTAAAATTTCAGGTACAGCCAGGCTTACAAGAAATTCTAAACTTTTCAAGACTATTATTTCCGCAATCAGGGAAAAAAAAGGGGAAAACATCGTTTCCCTTGATCTGAGGCAGATCCCTGAAGCCGTATCCGATTTTTTCATCATATGTGAAGTTTCCAGTTCTCCACAGGTAAAGTCTGTAGCCGATAATATCGAATACCGGGTAAAAGAAGCCACAGGCGAAAATGTGTACCAGCGAGAAGGTACCCAGACCCTGCAATGGGTATTGATGGACTATGTAAACATCGTGGTACATATCATGCTGCCGGAGCAGCGTAAATTCTACAGCCTGGAAGAAATGTGGAGTGACGCCAGCATCAAAGCACATAATGAAAAGGATATTTAA
- a CDS encoding biotin--[acetyl-CoA-carboxylase] ligase, with protein MTQKKAAAGQIPAIVELLQVDSTNNYALSRIREGLAYHGMGIFAHEQLAGKGQRGKKWLSLPDQNIYLSLIIGPNPLILTDLFVLSALVAVETRKFLAEKVPGNWFIKWPNDIYFQDRKAVGMLIENIINGQNWKWAVAGIGVNVNQDRFPEDLKRAVSLKMISGENYDCLVLATELAGRIFNALAALKSDVERSVRENLEEYNAHLFMKDEEINFEENEAVRTGRVLEVTREGQLVVQTEKRNYFDFGEIKWIV; from the coding sequence TTGACTCAAAAAAAGGCAGCCGCCGGCCAAATTCCTGCCATTGTTGAACTATTGCAGGTAGACAGTACCAATAACTATGCCCTTAGCCGGATACGTGAAGGTTTGGCATATCATGGCATGGGCATTTTTGCCCACGAGCAGCTCGCCGGCAAAGGACAACGGGGAAAGAAATGGCTCTCCCTGCCTGATCAGAATATCTATTTGAGCCTGATTATAGGCCCAAACCCCTTGATTTTAACTGATTTATTTGTGCTGAGTGCACTTGTTGCGGTGGAAACCAGGAAGTTTCTGGCAGAAAAAGTGCCGGGCAACTGGTTTATAAAATGGCCCAATGATATTTATTTTCAGGACAGAAAGGCAGTGGGAATGCTGATTGAGAACATCATTAACGGACAGAACTGGAAGTGGGCGGTGGCGGGCATTGGCGTAAATGTGAACCAGGACCGCTTCCCTGAAGACCTGAAACGGGCCGTTTCGCTAAAAATGATAAGCGGAGAAAATTACGATTGCCTGGTACTGGCCACCGAACTGGCAGGGCGGATCTTCAATGCCCTGGCGGCACTGAAATCGGATGTTGAGCGATCCGTCAGGGAAAACCTGGAAGAATACAATGCCCATCTTTTTATGAAAGATGAGGAAATAAATTTTGAAGAAAATGAGGCGGTAAGAACCGGCAGGGTACTTGAAGTGACCAGAGAGGGGCAGCTGGTTGTCCAGACAGAAAAAAGAAATTATTTCGATTTTGGAGAAATTAAATGGATCGTTTAG